One genomic window of Paeniglutamicibacter sp. Y32M11 includes the following:
- a CDS encoding AraC family transcriptional regulator, whose product MAQATELPSNATSSFVILSEAHDIEVSTEWEPHSHLAHELLWAHDGTLTAQIEGHIFTVSEGYGLWIPANMLHGGRLTAQIKLFSAFFAPERTSTPFKASTVINMEPLLESLLIYLSGRELSPEARARAEAVVFDVLKPSAQQMALRRPDDPRISDIADQLLADPADNRSLEQWAADAGISARTITRAYREATGLSFAQWRQSAKIHRALELLANGEGVQDVSDLLGYAQPSTFIDAFRRTMGSTPGAFISSARNR is encoded by the coding sequence AATGCGACCTCTTCGTTTGTGATTTTAAGTGAAGCGCATGACATTGAGGTCTCCACAGAGTGGGAGCCGCATTCGCACCTAGCCCATGAGCTCTTGTGGGCACATGATGGGACGCTAACCGCGCAAATTGAGGGGCACATTTTTACCGTCTCCGAAGGTTATGGTCTGTGGATTCCAGCCAATATGCTGCATGGCGGACGGCTGACCGCTCAAATAAAACTTTTTAGTGCCTTCTTTGCCCCTGAACGCACCTCCACGCCGTTCAAAGCGTCAACGGTGATCAATATGGAACCGTTGCTTGAGTCGTTGTTGATCTATCTGTCCGGTCGAGAACTAAGCCCAGAAGCCAGAGCACGTGCGGAGGCTGTGGTTTTCGACGTACTCAAACCTTCAGCTCAACAAATGGCCCTGCGCCGGCCCGATGACCCGCGGATCAGTGACATCGCTGACCAGTTATTGGCCGACCCCGCGGATAATCGATCCCTTGAGCAATGGGCCGCGGATGCTGGGATCAGCGCACGCACCATCACCCGCGCCTACCGCGAAGCCACGGGCTTGTCCTTTGCACAGTGGCGCCAATCGGCCAAAATTCACCGTGCCTTGGAGCTTCTGGCCAACGGTGAAGGAGTCCAGGACGTATCTGACCTATTAGGTTATGCGCAGCCAAGTACGTTTATCGACGCTTTTCGTCGCACCATGGGCTCCACGCCTGGCGCATTTATCAGTAGCGCAAGAAATAGGTGA